CCACCGGCGCGCACACGCCCAGCCGGTTGGCTCGCAGACACGCGCTCGCTCTGCCTCCCCGGCCGGCCCCCcacgccgccgcccgccgccgcccccgaCTCCCCAAGGGTCCCGACTCCGGAAAGTGAGGTGAGCGCGACCGCACCCCGGTGcggagggggaaactgaggcacggggacaCGGGGacggggaggaaggaagaggcaggcaggTATGCGGGTGAGTGGATGAATGGCTGGGAAGGACAGACCGCTTCCTCTGAGTGCTTCCTGCTCCCCTAAGACGCAGGAGTCTGGGGATCCACATGGGGGCTCCCAGAATTCTGCAGCCCCCCGTGGAGATCTGGGAGTCGGGACTCCGCGGAGCCCCCAGTCAAGGCCCCCCTGTCAAGGCTCCCCAACCCCTTGAGATTCTCAGCccttggcccccagcccccacctccaaccTCGGGGACCTAAGAAGGCAACCTCTGAATCCCCCAGAGACCCAGGAGTCGGAGCCCTCACCAGCCCGCCCCCACCGGGGAATCAGagtccgcccccacccccacccccgccaatcCTGGAATCCCAGACCCCTCCCAGAAGGCCCCGTCCGCGGAACCCGGCGTCAGAGCGCCCAGCACCCCCTCTCCCCGGGGACCGCGGAGTCCCCTCCTCCCCGCTCCTCCAggcgcccccggcccccgcctTCCGGATCCAGGTgtcccccctcctcaccccccagccTGATGCCTCGCGTCTCGGAGGCCGCGCTCGCGTCGCCATGGCAACAGGAGTCTATTTTGCGCTGGGAACACACAGCTCCCGCTgcagcgcccccccaccccgcccctccaaCCTGGGCCTGAGTGAGAGTAGGGGGACCGGCGAGAGAGACCGGGGACcggggtggggtgagggtaggGGACACAGAGACACCCAGAGGGACAGAGATCTGTAGAAAGCAAACCTGGGAAAGAGACATAGaacagagacagagtcagagaggcagagagacatggggagggggggcgggggggggggacacagagacaggccggagagagacagagacgacGGGacaaggggaagaagggaagtgtTGGCACACAGAAAACAGACTCCGAGAACGGGACACcgccgggaggggagggggggggcgggaaacgAACGTGTGACAGAGACTCGGGACACAGAGAAGCGATGAGACCTGGAAAGAGAGACACAGGCTAAGAGGACCATGGCCCAGGGCAGATCCGGCTGGAGAGGAGAGGCCGCCGGCGGCCGGTGGGAGGCGGGGTCCGGGAGAAGGGTGGACAGCGGGGATATCCGGAGTCAGAGAGGTGCCAGAGACAGGAAGGTGTAGGGACGGGCCGGCCGCCGGGAGCGTGCCCAGGGAGGGTCCTTGTCTCTGAGTCCTCTCCGCCTGGGCGCCCAGGACTGCGATCCCCGCCCCCCATCCggacccctcccctgccccctccgctCTGCTCCCCCAGCCCGAGCACCTGGACTTGAACCCACACCCTCTCCCCTCGCCTGCTTTCCACATCCCTACCCCAGATGGACCCCTCACCTCAATCCCAGATATTCCTAGGGGAATATCATGCCCCCCGGACCCTGCGTGCCTCcagcgtctctctctctctctctctctctctctccatacccGCCGTGCACCCTCAgtccccctccaccaccacctccaaaCCCCTCTCCGGCCCCCAGTTCACCAGCTCAGGGCTTCTGACTTCCTGGGTCTCACCCTTCTGTgggcttctgttctctctctctctctctctctctctctcgctctctctctctctcggtttGTTGATCTCAGAACCCCACTTCTCTGAGTCTTTGCCCCTCGTGTGAGTATCTGTCTtccccctcactgcccccccaCTCTGGGTCTCTGTCCTCCCGGGGTCTCCCCCTGCTCTCacatctctgtgtccctctccctgggtctttctcctcctctctctgagtCTCCCCCAAACCCCCAAGTCTCTCTCCTtgtcctgctccctctctctctgctgccacACATCTCAGAAGGCGACTCACCTGGCCCCCACCCCGGCTGGCAGAATCTGGAGAGGGCACAGGAGCAGGGTGTGGAGTGTGGGGCACAGTGCTGTGAGGGTCCCAGGAGTCTGCTCTGGAAACCCTCCTCAAGTTGGCTCCCCAGATCTCTGTCTGTATGTCTCTCGGgtcctggcgggggggggggggctggggaaggggcacagcCAGACCTCTGGCCCTGAGCCGCTGAGCAtgcatggggcagagagggaggagactggggtgcagggagggaagagattgGGGTGAGGGCCCCTTTTCTCTTCAGCTGTCGGGGGAGGAAAGTGCCTGTGTGTGTAAGGGGTGCGAGaagggctgtggggggggggggggggggggggagttgtcaCGTGCCTGCTTCCAGACTCCACCGCTGGGTGAGGGTGTgtttgcacgtgtgtgtgtgtgtgtgtgtgtgtgtgtccatgagGTTGCATGACTGTGGGCTGTGATGTGTATGGTCGTGTGTCCATGTAGAGCTGGTTTGGGCAGGTCTCTGGCTGTATTGGGAGCCATGTGTGGTCCCAGGGTGTCACAATGTCTGAGATTGTGTCCTGTGGGTGGAACGGTTGTGTGTCCTCATGGAGCtgtgtatctgtgtatctgtgtgttgGGAGGAGGCCTACAGGTGTGCCGCCAGGATGACATTGGGTGTCCTTGTGCGTTGTGTCTGGCACATGGCGTGGGTGTCCTGTGTTCTCCGTCATTGCGTGCATatcatgttgtgtgtgtgtgtgtgtatgtgtgttgtgtaaGGGAAGAATCAGTCCTCCTGTACCCTTGTGTCTGGACAGGCCACTGTGTCCCTAGGTGTGTGTCCACTTTCCTTCCGGAGGCATAAGGCAGGGTAGGAGGTTATGGGTCCCTCCACTAacagaggtggtgtgtgtgtgtgtgtgtctgggtgcaTTGCTGGGTTTGAGGGATGTATGCtgtggcccccctcccccactccccagagtTGTCAATGGCCTGGAGTTGTGTCTCCCTGGGTATGTGCATGTGTAAGCAGTTGGAGGAGATAATGGGACTCTGTTAGCAGAGGGAAGAATTGTGTCCGTGGAGCTCAGCCGGAAGCTTGGCACAGAATGGGGACTGAGTGAGCAAACCGCTAGCCCATTTGGTGCCTTTATGCAAATGAGACAAAGGTACCCCCTGGTCCAATGCAGCTCCCCTGCGGCTACGGTTTGGCAGGCAGATGGCACCCTCGTGTGAGTTCTAAAGGGTGCACCTTCCCCCAGATGGATGCAGCCCCATCAGCACGCCTTAAGGAGGAGAGCCTGGCTGGATTCCAGCCTCGCAACCAGAGCtccttgtgcagtgcacaacctgcccAACCGTATGTGGCAGCCCTCAATGAATGAAGAAATCCACATCGCTGCATGCATGTGGACTCACTGATGAAAGAGGTGTGTCTGGATGCATGTCAACCCACGTTTGTCTGCATGGAATAAAGGGACCCATGCCCTACAGGTGGCAGCACCCTGAGCCCTGAGTTCAAAGCCTAGCTCCAGTGCTTGGGCACTGTAAGGCTTAGGCAAGTGATAGTTCCTCTTGGAACCTCTGTGTTTTTGtctgaagtgggggagggggagagagagagggaagacccACCTCTCATACATCTTTCAACATTCATCCATGCCATAGTGCTGTGGACACAACCATGAacaagaaagaccaaaaaaaaagtctgccTTCATGCAGTGCGTAGTCTAGTGGGCCACTGCACGTATAATGCGGCAGGTAGAGATGGCGCCCATAACTAGACAGAAAGCAGGTGCAGGGAGCAGAGTGGCTGGAGGTGCCAGTTTagacagggcagggagggacacTGAGAAGACATGTGAAGGGCgcctgaaggaaggaagggggtgggtcAGACCGATATCCGcaacaaggggggagggggagggtcccAGGCCAGAGGAACAACAAATGCACAGGCAGGAAGAAGGGACCCTCTTGGACACGGGACCCGGAAAAGCAtgaagggacagggacagggagaagggtttgcattttattttgggtGTGACAGGAAGCCATTGGGCAGTTTCGACAGGGCAACGCTTGACGTCATCTGACCTATGCTGGTGGGTTTTTCGTTTCTTAAAATTGTGGCAAGATACACATAACGTAAAGTTTACcgttttaaccattaaaaaaaatgtttatgtgtttattttgagagagagagagagagagagagaccgtgcatgagcaagggaggggcagagagagacagaatcccaagcaggctccgagctgtcagtgcagagccccactcggggctcgatctcatcaaccacgagatcatgacctgagccgaaatcaagagtcggactgagccacccaggcgcccgatagtctttaaactatttttaagtgtaccgtTCAATGATACTTAGGACACCGGTAATGTGCCACCATTGCCACCAAatcagaacatttctatcaccccaaaGCAGCCACTCCCCATTCTTCcactctcccccagccccaggcaaccgcTAACCAGATTTTCTGGCTTTGTAGATCTGACTCCTGTGGCCGTTTCGTATACGAGCGATCATACCGCATATGActgtttgtgtctggcttctttcatgtgCTGTTTTTCGGGTTCACCCGCGATGTAACGTATCAGGGCCCCGTTCCTCGCTAAGGcggaataatatttcattgtacgcATAGACCGCGTTGTGTGCATCTGTTCCTCTGTTGGTGAACGTGCGGGTGGTCTCCGCTTTGGGGGtgttatgaatagtgctgctatgaacactcgCGCGTTAAGTTTTCGTGTGAGCGTACGTTTTCGGTTCTTTGGGCAGATGCATAAACGTGGAATTGCCAGGTCATGTGATAACTGCTTAACTTTCGAGGAGCCACCAAACAGCTTTGCACGGTGTGAGCTAAGCCACTTCTAAGATGCCTATTAAGCAGGGAGTGGGATATTctagcccagattcaagggaggGGCCAGGGCTGGAGCTAAAAGGGAAGTTGAGGCCCCTTGCAGGAGCAGGGCAAGCTGACTGAGGCGTGGGGAGCCTCGGCTCCCAtgaccctctccccagcccagcccctacTACTTTTGGTGATAATGGTGTGGTCCCCAAACACACACCCCCCCAGTGGAAAGGAGCAGATAAAACTAATACCTAATGATGCTCATTCAACTCGTCCTATCCACCCtcccatcctctttttttttttttttttttactttttttttttaatggttatttagcgacagagacagagcacgaacaggggaggggcagagagagagggagacacagaatgtgaagcaggctccgggctccgagccgtcggcacagagcccaacacagggctcaagttcacaaaccgtgagatcatgccctgagccaaagtcagccgctcaaccgactgagccacccaggtgctcctacccTCCCATTCTCTCATGCTGCTTTCATTTGGTCATGACTTCCTGCaaaatttcttcatatttgtCCTTAACAGTTTTCAACAAGCGTCACCCTGGTGTATGTCTGTGCGCCCAGCTCTCTCCCGCCCCTGGAATATAAGCCCCGTGAAGGCGGGAACGCTGTGGCTTAGTCACCGCTGCACCCTCAGGGCTCAGGACACACCGTGGAAGCATCCGTCCTGCCGTCCTGCTGCCTAGAAACGGCCCCATCTGGCCCCTCACTCTGCCGTCTCCTCCCTGGCCCTGTTCCTGGCCACCCCCTGAACTAGCGGCTGCAGGGTGCACAGTGCGCGGCACTGCAACAGACCAGGGCGTTCTGAGCTCCTTACAAAGATCAACCCGGCTCATCCTTCTAACAACCCCCTGATAACCATCCTTACCCCGATTTCACacatggggagactgaggcacatgATCAGCTCTGCCACCCTGCGTCGCCTGCTGTCCTGAGACACTTCAGACCTACAACTGTGTGTGTGctccagagacagagggagagggtggaggagggagggagcgagagagaagCTTGAGGCCCCTGAATTACCAGACCtaaataaaggagagagaggggcctTTGGGGGCAACCGAGGACCAGCCGGGTCTGAGCCAGCACTCCTCAACAGGGGCAGCTGTGGCCCCAGGGGACCGCTTGGCACTGCCTGGAGGCATCTTATGTCCTCACCATGCGGAGAATGCGAACTCTCCTGGCACCCAGTGGCACACAGGTTGGGCCCAACGTGAGCGGTGTCAGGCTGAGAAGTCCTGACCACCTGGGTCCACCTGCCTGCTCTGTAAACTCAAGTTCTCaattccaatctctctctctctctccccacccacacctcttcctctcaccttccccatctccccccccccactcctcccatcCCGCCCACCCCACATCTGTGTCCATTGCCTCCCCCATCCGCACTGACCCACCACGACCTCCTCCCCCGCTCTCCACGCCCCcatatcaccccccccccccgccctcttaCGCTCCCCCTGCCGTCGCTCGCTCGCTCCTCTCCCCGGTTTCTTCTCCCCACATCACATCTTTCCTCTGGTTTTTGCCCATCCTTTACTTCTGTGCTCCCGTCTGACATCTCCGCGGACCTTCccaatcccccccccaccccccacccccccatcgcTCGCTTTGACCCTACCGGCGTCTGCCCATTATCACGGCCATTCTCCTGCGGCGCGTCCGGGGCGTATTTCcgttcctccccctccccaaacaccCCTGCGTCCACTGCCCTGGGGGGCTGCTAACTCGGCGCGCGGGCATCTCCCTCTCCACGCATCCTTTCTGTCCCCTGCGGCATGATTCTCGccattcttctgccttcctcctcgCGTCCGGCCACCCACCCCCACATGTCTGCACCTCTGGCCATCTCTCTCTCGCCCCCCGCTGCAGCCTCGGTTCTCCCCCCGGCCTGGCAGCCCGGTCCGACCTCCTGCGCGCCCCATGCCGTCCCTCCTGCTGCTCGGGACCCTCCTGCTCCTGGCCTCGACCGCCCGCCAGGCCGGGGCACGCCCGTCCAACACCACAAGCGCCGAGCCCCCGGGCCCGCTGCCCGCCCTGCTGGCGCACCTGCGGCGCCTGACCGGGGCGCTGACGGGCGGCGGGGGCGCTGCGGGCCCGGGCGCCAACGGCACCAGGACCAGCACGGCGAGCGGGACCGGCGCGGCGGCGCGGGCGCCCCCTCCGGCCGAGCTCTGCCACGGCTACTACGATGTCATGGGACAGTACGACGCCACCTTCAACTGCAGCACCGGCTCCTACCGCTTCTGCTGCGGCACCTGCCATTACCGCTTCTGCTGCGAGCACCGCCACATGCGCCTGGCACAGGCGTCCTGCTCCAACTACGACACGCCGCGCTGGGCCACCACGCCGCCGCCGCTGGCCGGGGGCGTCGGGGGTGCCGGGGGTGCGGGCGGGGGGCCCGGGCCCGGCCAGGCCGGGTGGCTGGaagggggccgggcggggggcgcaGGGGGGCGCGGGGGCGAGGGCCCCGGGGGCAGCACGGCCTACGTGGTGTGCGGGGTCATCAGCTTCGCCCTGGCCGTGGGCGTCGGCGCCAAAGTGGCCTTCAGCAAAGCGTCCCGTGCGCCCAGGGCGCACCGGGAGATCAACGTGCCCAGGTGTGTGCGCGCTGGGACCCTagggcagggcgcctgggggcggggcctgggctaTCAGGGGTGGAGCCATCTGGAGAGGGCAGGGCTACAGGGAACCAGGCTTGCTCAGAGATGCGGGAGGCAGCCACAGCGAGCGCGGGAGCAGATACCCAGGGAGACCGAAGGGGTCCCAAGAATAGGGGCGACAGAACCGGCCCGGCTGCTGAGTGACGGGAGAGGCTCAGGCCTTTATCCATCCAACAAACTATTTGTTGGGCACCGTCTGTGTGTGGGTCAGAAGCTGGGCATACAGCCGTGGTCCAAACCAGGTCCCTGCCCTGCTGGGTGAACTGGCTTTCAATCCCAGGTCAGACTGTAATGAGGATTAACTGAGTTGATTCATGTCAAGTCTGGGCACATAGTAAGCCCTCCATAAACGCTGGCTGCCGTTATCATTAGATGTGAGTGGTGGGGAGAGTAAGCAAGTCAAACGGgtatttgtgggaagggtattCTAGGCTGAGGGAACAGCACGTATAAACGTCCTGATAGAACTCGCGGGACAGCGACGGAGCCTCTGAGCCTGCGGAGCAGTGGGCGAAAGCAGGTTTATTCTAagagtgatgggggggggggtggtctggaGGGCGCGGAGCTCAGGCACGAAGCCATCTGATGGTTCCAGAGGAGTCTTTGGGGACAGCAGGGGACCAGAGTGGAAGCGGGAGGCCCCTTAGGACACTAGCAATGAGCCAGCAATGAGAGGAGGCACTGGGGACAGCACAGGTGGCAAGTGGTCTGCTAGGGATTTATTTTGGAAGTCCAAGATGGCTGAGGggcatgaaaagaaagagaagcaggagcCAGGGGCGAGCCTCAGGGTTTCGGTCCGCACAACTGGACGGAAGAGGCACACTTCACCGCCAAGGGAAGGCTGTTAAAGGAACAGGAGGGAGGCCCCAGgttcagggtggggtgggggcccagggaggACGGTGTGGGAAGGACCACAGAAGGGGCTGGGTCCCAACGCATTGGGGAAGGGGCGCTTCAAGCAAGAAATGTGGTCGGAGGAACCTTGGGGCGGGCGGTGCTCAGATGGACATTAGCGATGGGCGTGGCCAAAGACGAGGAGCCCCGCCGAGCTGACCGACTCCCCCaaaggggagagcagggagggaaaagaaggctggggcctccctctccctgcccccacccccgtccccaggCCGCTGACCGGCTCTCTGCCACCTTTAGGGCTCTGGTGGACATTCTGAGGCATCAGGCTGGGCCTGGGACCCGCCCGGACCGGGTACGAAGCAGCTCCTTGACCCCGGGGGTCGGGGGCCCCGACAGCATGCCCCCGAGGACGCCCAAGACCCTCTACAACACCGTGAAGCCCTCCAATCTCGGTGAGTGGGACCTGGGAGCCGGGAATGCCGCTGCGGCCTCTGACCACGCCCATCTGCCCTgtagccccgccccccccgggtAGCCCCACCCCCGGTGCCCAGGCCCCGCCCGcgcccccagcccaccctccaGCCTCTTCCTGCTCTGAACCCGACCAGTTCCCGGCAAGGCTGGAGGGACCCTGCTGTGAATCAGGACCCCTCCTTGCCCTCCCGTGAACCCCCTGGGTGGGTGCCACGGACGCCACGGTGATTTCAATGTAGACATTCTCGGCCCCTGCACTTGAGAAAGCCAGTGTCAGAGCTCCTAACAGCCACACACACAAGAAAGCACCTAACTATTGAATTAGAATGTCCTGAacactgcctgggtttgaaccctggctctgccGCTGGCTACCTGGGACACACGATttcacctttctgggcctcacttCCCCCGGCCATAAAACAAGCAGCGTCGCGGCGCTCACCGCACAGGGTTACTGCAAAGCTCAAATGAACTAACGACGGAAGGCTTAGAGCAGTGCCTCGCACAGAAAAAAGGTCCATATAAATATGAGCTGTTCTCGTATTTTATGATGAGTTCACCAGGGAGAAGTCCAGGGAGCTGTAACAGGTTAAAAAGAGCCTCGTCTggtttgaggaggaggaggaggaggaagacttCCCCCAGGATACCGTTTGAGCAGTGGCCTGGAGGGTGAGGGGCCTACCTGGGCCGGGCAAGGTCTGAGCCTCTGAAGCATAGTTTGTGAGGCCAGGGAGAGGGTGGGCAGACACCTCAGGAAGGACCTGAGCACCAGGCTGAGCTGAGGAGCTCTGTCTTTGTCCTGATGGCAATGGGAGCCATGGAGGACTTTAGAACAGGGGAGCAACAAAGTCAGAAGTGAGTGGTAGCATTTTTCTGGAACTCATGTGAAGGGGGAGAGATGAGAGGAAGAAGGTgcaggaaggaggaggctggGTAGTAATGCAGGCTACACAGGACAAGGCCTGAGCTGGGGTCAGAAATGTAGGGGAAGAGATGGGTTTGAATCGTAATATAAGGAAGAGACATTTGAGGTGGATCTTGAGGGATGAGTAGTTCTTCAGgcaaagaaggggaggaaggaattCAAGTCAGAGAGAACAGCATAATAGCatctgcaaaggccctgtggcaggactGAGCTAGGCTCATTCAGGCAAGGCATCAGCTAGGGCCGAGTAAGCCTCGAACACCATTCCCGGCTTAGATTTTGTCCTGTGGATGACAGTCAGCCGCGGGAAGAGACTCCAGCAgcacaggggcaggggcaggtgtggGTGTCAGGAGTACTACCAAGGCGGGGGTGCTGATCTGGAAGATGGGCTGGCCAAATGGCCAGGAAGCCGATTTGATGATCCAGAAGGGTGAGGAAGGTCAGAGCAGAGATTCAGGAGATAGGAGGGATCAGAGCTGGGAACCCAGTGGACATGAGTGGAAATCCTCCCATGAGACCAGGACAGCAGTGTCAGCTGGGAGTGGGTGATGGCAGTGACACCACTTCCCTTCTTGGTCCCCACAGATAATCTGCACCACAACTACCTGCACCTCAACGTCAACAGCCCCAAGCACCATGCCGCCACGATGGGTAGGGACTGGggctgggttggggggaggacaaaggctcctttccttccctgcctgtTTTAAGCCTGAGCTGGGTGCCCAGGATAGAGCAGGTGTGAGATCCTGTGAGCCCTGACCTCCCAGTCCAGCCAGGTGACCAagctagcctcagtttcccagtctCATCTCTCTCCCGCCTGGGTTTGTGGGGAAATGTGTGGAGTGGACGGCCCCTCCAGCCTCCGGCCAGGCACACGGCAGGTGCTGAGCACGTGCCAGTTACCTCTCTTCCTGTGACATGACCTGCTTCCCCAGCATTGAGCCTGTCTCCTGGGGTCGGGGGAGCAAGTATCCCTGAGGGGCCAGAATCCCTGGTTTCCACTCCCTAAGGGGATGGGGGctggaactgctgggtcaaagggagaaggggctgggagcctggactcctgggtctgagggaggggGGGCTGGACTGACCCCTGCCATGCCCCTCTGCCCCAGACTGGCGTGCCGCTGCGCCACCCAGCCCCTCCTTGCACTACTCCACGCTGTCCTGCTCTCGGTCCTTCCACAACCTCTCACATCTGCCCCCGTCCTATGAGGCCGCTGTGAAATCTGAACTCAACCGCTACTCCTCCCTCAAGAGACTGGGTGAGTCCCAGGAAGGGGAGGGCGAAGGTGATGGGGTGGGGCCAGGGTCTGGGTTTAGGAGTGTGGACAGAGGCCCAATAGGCCTctgaaagtgctttttaaaaatgcatatccgTGCCCCCCTAAGATCTATTGTATTCATTAGGACTTGTGTTTACAATTAACAGAAATACAACTTAAgccaaaaacaaaaggcaactaCATTGGCTTGATACGGGAAAGCCTATGAATCATGAGCttcaggtatggctggatccaggggTTCAAAAGCTATCTCCAGGATTCTAcatctgttctttattttcagacagaTTCTTCTTTAGTGGTAGCAAAGATTGACCTGAGAAATTTCAAGATGCTATTCTGCCAGCAGAAAAGGGTCTTTCCCAATGATCCCAGCATTCCCAGGTCTAGATCCCACTGGTCCAAATTGGGTCACACGCTCATCCCTGGACCAATCACTGTGATTCTGGACATTTCTGGGTCAGTGGCAAGAGCCTtcaaacatttcattatttttaaaaaaaattttttaacgtttattcatttttgagagacagagcacaggcaggggaggggcagagagaggcagaggcac
The sequence above is a segment of the Leopardus geoffroyi isolate Oge1 chromosome E2, O.geoffroyi_Oge1_pat1.0, whole genome shotgun sequence genome. Coding sequences within it:
- the SHISA7 gene encoding protein shisa-7, coding for MWLWAEPFLDLGGIPGASGGCGWGEEGSQQVGRGRCLSPAPSRREAKARLAQPHLRGQELPAGSPAPHAAGRPPPARTRPAGWLADTRSLCLPGRPPTPPPAAAPDSPRVPTPESEPRFSPRPGSPVRPPARPMPSLLLLGTLLLLASTARQAGARPSNTTSAEPPGPLPALLAHLRRLTGALTGGGGAAGPGANGTRTSTASGTGAAARAPPPAELCHGYYDVMGQYDATFNCSTGSYRFCCGTCHYRFCCEHRHMRLAQASCSNYDTPRWATTPPPLAGGVGGAGGAGGGPGPGQAGWLEGGRAGGAGGRGGEGPGGSTAYVVCGVISFALAVGVGAKVAFSKASRAPRAHREINVPRALVDILRHQAGPGTRPDRVRSSSLTPGVGGPDSMPPRTPKTLYNTVKPSNLDWRAAAPPSPSLHYSTLSCSRSFHNLSHLPPSYEAAVKSELNRYSSLKRLAEKDLDEAYLKRRHLGEMPRGTLPLHTLRRPGTGGGYRMDAWGGPEELGLAPAPNPRRVMSQEHLLGDAGRARYEFTLPRARLVSQEHLLLSSPEALRQSREHLLSPPRSPALPPEPAARAGLAASHSNLLLGPGGPPTPLHGLPPPPGLHPHHHHGLHGSPQPAWLSDAGGGGGTLARRPPFQRQGTLEQLQFIPGHHLPQHLRTASKNEVTV